A window of Oncorhynchus nerka isolate Pitt River linkage group LG4, Oner_Uvic_2.0, whole genome shotgun sequence contains these coding sequences:
- the LOC115128675 gene encoding TBC1 domain family member 5-like, protein MQHPNFETHHPLQPDGEQEPGFDPLHNFNKNHSRGGSLDSSRLSYSESESTFLSYRKEWDDLFLNSNYLARIRQAGIGGRLRSSRFRSVCWKLYLEVLPEDKSQWLNKTKELRAQYEKIKETHITNPRKAAGQQDLVVNNPLSQDEGSLWNKFFQDKELRGMIKQDVMRTFPEMRYFQDEAVRTKLTDILFCYARENELLLYKQGMHELLAPIVFVLHCDHQAFQHASETAYPSEEMLSLLNPMFHEHDAYAMFSQLMETAEPWFSSLEREVRRGKDEMLTSMPFARPQDSGPSVAIVTKVNRIQDQLVKKHDVELHMHVNRLEIAPQIYGIRWVRLLFGREFPLQDLLVVWDALFADSITLDLVDYVFVAMLLYIRDALIASNFQTCLGLLMHYPPIGDIHTLLHKALFLRDPKNNPRPANYQFQQNLDYYKTRGADLVNNTRASGKMAPLNINKVSSSLLSFGRKLIAPALSGGGSSGISPINSEVLSAPSPVTVGPHPQAEPLLSGHAPLQTQTPPHSQHHRLLKSESMPVHLSKVSGGVSQVPVPAHIFSDTKGQISRTASSSPSIESLSGGRGHTTASPPLSVTRENDTSTSSPPLSATRKDSFFNITRSRSHSKTMMGKKEAEEELEAQVSFLQGQINDLEAMSKYCAKMMNTHIGKIQEVILQEHLEKEDEVLVSLAGLKQIKDILKGALRFNQSLLEAEENEEITIADDHYDIASNAAAAIVEQLANCHHDKHPFQATPQRGDGDGEQKDREEEEHEHTESEQQASPPESSLSVGSEGKNWDDYILVSQDGELQPTERGAERTPPIRLLRGSLRVEPEGVGVFQDPLMGAASGSSSPDEGSTHSKDYDFTIVNPQDL, encoded by the exons ATGCAGCACCCTAACTTCGAGACCCACCACCCTCTCCAGCCTGATGGAGAGCAGGAGCCTGGCTTTGACCCCCTCCACAACTTCAACAAGAACCACAGCCGTG GAGGATCTCTGGATAGTAGCAGGTTGTCTTACTCAGAGTCTGAGTCCACCTTCCTTTCCTACAG GAAAGAATGGGATGACTTGTTCCTGAACAGTAATTATCTGGCCAGGATTCGGCAGGCAGGCATCGGCGGCCGATTGCGGAGCAGCCGATTCCGCAGTGTGTGCTGGAAG TTGTACCTGGAGGTCCTTCCTGAGGATAAGAGCCAATGGCTCAACAAGACCAAGGAGCTGCGAGCCCAGTATGAGAAGATCAAAGAGACT CACATCACCAACCCCCGTAAAGCTGCAGGCCAGCAGGACCTGGTGGTCAACAATCCACTCTCGCAGGACGAGGGG agcCTGTGGAACAAGTTCTTCCAGGACAAAGAGCTGAGAGGGATGATCAAACAGGACGTGATGAGAAC CTTTCCTGAGATGCGTTACTTCCAAGACGAGGCTGTCAGGACCAAGCTGACAGACATCTTGTTCTGTTACGCCCGAGAGAATGAACTGCTACTGTATAAACAG gGAATGCATGAGTTGTTAGCTCCTATCGTGTTTGTCCTGCACTGTGACCATCAGGCCTTTCAGCACGCCAGCGAGACCGCGTACCCCAG TGAGGAGATGCTGTCTCTACTGAATCCTATGTTCCATGAGCATGATGCCTA TGCCATGTTCTCCCAGCTGATGGAGACAGCAGAACCCTGGTTCTCCAGCTTGGAGAGAGAAGTCAGAAGG GGGAAGGACGAGATGCTGACCAGCATGCCGTTCGCCCGTCCGCAGGACTCTGGGCCGTCTGTTGCCATAGTGACCAAAGTGAACCGCATCCAGGACCAGCTGGTGAAGAAACACGACGTGGAGCTGCACATGCACGTCAACCGCCTGGAGATCGCCCCGCAGATATACGGCAT TCGCTGGGTGCGTCTGCTGTTTGGCCGTGAGTTCCCCCTGCAGGACCTGTTGGTGGTGTGGGATGCCCTGTTCGCTGACAGCATCACTCTAGACCTGGTGGACTATGTCTTCGTAGCCATGCTGCTCTACATCAGAGATGCCT TGATAGCGAGTAACTTCCAGACCTGTCTTGGCCTTCTAATGCACTACCCACCTATAGGAGACATCCACACCCTACTACACAAGGCTCTGTTCCTCAGAGATCCCAAG AACAATCCTCGGCCAGCCAACTACCAGTTTCAACAGAATCTGGATTATTACAAGACCAGAGGAGCGGACCTGGTCAACAACACCCG tGCCAGTGGCAAGATGGCTCCTCTCAACATCAACAAGGTCTCCAGCAGTCTGCTCAGCTTCGGTAGGAAGCTCATCGCCCCTGCTCTGTCAGGGGGTGGCTCCAGCGGCATCTCTCCAATTAATAGCGAGGTCCTGTCTGCCCCCTCCCCCGTCACTGTGGGTCCTCACCCCCAGGCCGAGCCCTTGTTGTCTGGCCATGCACCCCTGCAGACGCAGACACCACCCCATTCCCAGCACCACCGCCTACTCAAGTCTGAGAGTATGCCTGTCCACCTGAGCAAAG TTTCAGGAGGAGTCTCTCAGGTTCCTGTCCCAGCCCACATTTTCTCTGACACAAAAG gcCAAATCTCCAGGACAGCTAGCTCCTCCCCCAGCATAGAGAGCCTCTCTGGAGGGCGGGGTCACACTACTGCATCCCCACCCCTTTCTGTCACCAGGGAAAATGACACCAGCACGTCGTCTCCGCCCCTCTCGGCCACCAGGAAGGATTCCTTCTTCAACATCACTCGCTCCCGCTCCCACAGCAAGACCATGATGGGCAAGAAAGAGGCT GAGGAGGAGTTGGAGGCCCAGGTGTCCTTCCTGCAGGGTCAGATCAACGACCTGGAGGCCATGAGCAAGTACTGTGCCAAAATGATGAACACACATATTG GTAAGATCCAGGAGGTGATCCTACAGGAGCACCTGGAGAAAGAAGACGAGGTGTTGGTGTCACTGGCTGGACTCAAACAG ATCAAGGACATCCTGAAGGGAGCGCTGCGTTTCAACCAGAGCCTGCTGGAGGCTGAGGAGAACGAGGAGATCACCATCGCTGACGACCACTATGACATCGCCTCCAATGCCGCTGCAGCCATCGTAGAACAGCTCGCCAACTGTCACCATGACAAACACCCCTTCCAGGCCACACCGCAGCGTGGCGACGGTGATGGAGAACAGAAGGACCGAGAGGAGGAAGAGCATGAGCACACGGAGTCAGAGCAacag GCGTCTCCCCCAGAGTCATCTCTGTCTGTGGGTTCGGAGGGGAAGAACTGGGACGACTACATCCTGGTCTCGCAGGACGGAGAGCTGCAGCCCACCGAGAGAGGGGCCGAGAGGACCCCTCCAATCAGACTGCTCCGTGGCTCGCTCAGGGTGGAGCCGGAGGGCGTGGGGGTGTTCCAGGACCCCCTAATGGGTGCAGCGTCTGGCTCCTCCAGCCCAGACGAGGGCAGCACTCACAGCAAAGACTATGACTTCACCATCGTCAACCCCCAGGACCTGTGA